A genomic segment from Clostridium pasteurianum BC1 encodes:
- a CDS encoding putative quinol monooxygenase produces the protein MIIITAKSIVKQDKIDEFINLAKELVKKSVKESGCISYNLYQDINYENMFTFIEEWESKKAIKSHNDSDHFKTIVPELEKLREKSADINLYKKI, from the coding sequence ATGATTATTATTACTGCTAAGTCTATTGTTAAACAAGACAAGATAGATGAATTTATAAATCTTGCAAAAGAACTAGTTAAAAAAAGTGTAAAGGAATCAGGTTGCATATCTTATAATTTATACCAAGACATAAATTATGAAAATATGTTTACATTTATAGAAGAGTGGGAAAGTAAGAAAGCTATTAAAAGTCATAATGATTCTGATCATTTTAAAACTATAGTTCCTGAATTAGAAAAATTGCGAGAAAAGAGTGCAGATATTAACTTATATAAAAAAATATAA
- a CDS encoding nitroreductase family protein, with translation MSIEKEKIIEAYNFRHACKEFDADRKISQDDFNFILETARLSPSSFGFEPWKFVIVQNEALREKLKTAA, from the coding sequence ATGTCAATTGAAAAAGAAAAAATTATAGAAGCCTATAATTTTAGACACGCTTGTAAGGAATTTGATGCAGATAGAAAAATATCTCAGGATGATTTTAATTTTATTCTTGAGACAGCTAGATTATCTCCAAGTTCTTTTGGTTTTGAACCATGGAAATTTGTAATTGTACAAAATGAAGCATTAAGAGAAAAACTCAAAACTGCAGCTTAG
- a CDS encoding nitroreductase family protein, which produces MIYSSQYISEFMGKVQHLPEDVIKGKKAAYEGFQKNDFKLLESDRSIFDWASKQTYIALGNILTSAAEIGINSCPIEGFDKEKIEDILENEGMLDKDKFGVSVMAAFGYRKADPRPKTRQSLEKIIEWIK; this is translated from the coding sequence ATGATTTACAGTTCTCAGTATATTTCTGAGTTTATGGGCAAGGTGCAGCATCTTCCTGAAGATGTTATCAAAGGAAAGAAAGCTGCCTATGAGGGTTTCCAAAAAAATGATTTTAAGCTGCTTGAAAGCGACAGAAGCATTTTTGACTGGGCTTCAAAACAGACATATATAGCTCTTGGTAATATATTGACCTCAGCAGCTGAAATAGGTATTAATTCTTGTCCTATTGAAGGTTTTGATAAAGAAAAGATAGAAGATATACTTGAAAATGAAGGCATGCTTGATAAAGATAAGTTCGGGGTTTCTGTAATGGCTGCTTTCGGATACAGAAAAGCTGATCCAAGACCAAAGACAAGACAATCGCTAGAAAAAATAATAGAGTGGATTAAATAA
- a CDS encoding acyl carrier protein — MKNLDKFNKIICDILNIKDIGGIKDEMGPDEIKGWDSLAHVELVSAFEEKFEINLEVVDISRMYTIGDVKKILNKYGVEI; from the coding sequence ATGAAAAATTTAGATAAATTCAACAAGATAATCTGCGATATATTAAATATAAAAGATATAGGTGGTATTAAGGATGAAATGGGTCCAGATGAAATAAAAGGCTGGGATTCACTGGCACATGTAGAGCTTGTTTCAGCATTTGAAGAGAAGTTTGAAATAAATCTTGAGGTAGTGGATATATCGAGAATGTACACTATAGGAGATGTGAAGAAGATATTAAATAAATATGGAGTAGAAATATGA
- a CDS encoding NifU family protein, which yields MREKVLKVIEEKIRPYLNSHNGDIELLDIKNGIVKIRLLGQCSGCISAKYTVQDVVETSLRNEIPEIKEVQLIDYVSEETIYMAKKILSKNI from the coding sequence ATGAGAGAAAAGGTACTTAAAGTAATTGAAGAAAAAATAAGACCATACCTTAATAGTCATAATGGAGATATTGAACTTTTAGATATAAAAAACGGTATAGTTAAAATAAGACTTTTAGGACAGTGCAGTGGTTGTATTTCTGCAAAGTATACTGTACAGGATGTAGTAGAAACTTCTCTTAGAAATGAAATCCCTGAGATCAAAGAAGTGCAGCTTATAGATTATGTAAGTGAAGAAACCATATATATGGCAAAAAAAATATTGAGTAAAAATATATAG
- a CDS encoding sigma-54 interaction domain-containing protein: MQSRELLKFDDLSQEDMDTLRFRIKQLYQVIESSYDGIYITDGNANTIFLNRSYEEITGMKRNEMIGKNMEYLENNDYISQSGTLMVLNSGKNVTIEQEFKSGKTVLVSSSPIFNDKGDITMVVTNVRDVTELYELKEQLKKNKELTEKYYSQVEAMRNQLLNFSDLVAEDNEMLYILEIAEKVAKVDTTVLLLGETGVGKEKVAKYIHKNSTRKSRSFIKIDCGAIPENLIESELFGYEKGAFTGANRYGKIGLFELANGGTIFLDEVGELPLNMQVKLLRVLQEGEIKKVGGTDTIKVDVRIIAATNRNLEDMVKKNTFREDLYYRLNVVPITILPLRKRKGDIEPLINHFLNTFNKKYHFNKVITCGAINCLKEYRWPGNVRELRNIIERIVIMSSGDNILKSDLPIKEIWNNQQVKSQFHSDNITLKEAVENLEQSLIESAFEKCGNVRSAAKELGIDASTLVRKRKRYKNKHMLQK, translated from the coding sequence ATGCAAAGTAGAGAGTTATTAAAATTTGATGATTTGTCACAAGAAGATATGGATACCTTACGATTTAGAATAAAGCAGCTGTATCAGGTTATTGAGAGCTCCTATGATGGTATATATATAACAGATGGAAATGCAAATACTATATTTCTAAATAGATCCTATGAGGAAATTACAGGAATGAAGAGAAACGAAATGATTGGGAAAAATATGGAATATTTAGAAAACAACGATTATATTTCCCAATCTGGCACACTCATGGTACTTAATAGTGGGAAAAATGTGACAATTGAACAGGAATTTAAAAGTGGTAAGACGGTACTTGTTTCCAGCAGTCCTATTTTTAATGACAAAGGCGATATAACAATGGTAGTTACCAATGTAAGAGATGTTACAGAATTATATGAATTGAAGGAACAGCTGAAGAAAAACAAGGAACTTACTGAAAAATATTATTCTCAGGTGGAAGCTATGAGAAATCAATTATTAAATTTTTCAGATTTAGTAGCTGAGGATAATGAAATGCTCTATATACTGGAAATAGCAGAAAAGGTTGCTAAAGTTGATACTACAGTACTTTTACTAGGTGAAACAGGAGTTGGAAAAGAAAAAGTAGCTAAATATATACATAAAAATAGTACTAGAAAAAGTAGAAGCTTTATAAAAATAGATTGTGGAGCTATACCTGAGAATCTTATAGAATCTGAACTTTTTGGCTATGAAAAAGGAGCATTTACAGGGGCTAATAGATATGGGAAAATTGGACTTTTTGAATTAGCGAATGGTGGAACAATTTTTCTAGATGAGGTAGGTGAACTGCCTTTGAATATGCAGGTAAAACTTTTGAGAGTACTTCAGGAAGGTGAAATTAAAAAAGTAGGAGGAACTGACACCATTAAAGTTGACGTGAGAATAATCGCAGCTACTAATAGAAATTTAGAAGATATGGTAAAGAAAAATACTTTTAGAGAGGATTTGTATTATAGATTAAATGTAGTTCCCATTACAATTTTACCTCTTAGAAAGAGAAAAGGTGATATTGAACCATTAATAAACCATTTTTTAAACACCTTTAATAAAAAATACCATTTTAATAAGGTTATTACCTGTGGTGCGATAAATTGTTTAAAGGAATATAGGTGGCCGGGAAATGTTAGAGAATTGAGAAATATAATAGAGAGAATTGTAATTATGAGTTCAGGGGATAATATATTGAAAAGTGATCTCCCTATTAAAGAAATATGGAACAATCAGCAAGTTAAATCTCAATTCCATAGTGATAATATAACTCTAAAAGAAGCAGTAGAAAATTTGGAACAATCATTGATAGAAAGTGCTTTTGAGAAATGTGGAAATGTAAGATCAGCAGCTAAAGAACTGGGAATAGATGCTTCTACATTAGTAAGAAAAAGAAAAAGGTATAAAAACAAACATATGTTGCAAAAATGA
- a CDS encoding small, acid-soluble spore protein, alpha/beta type yields the protein MVKKDDNKISTPTAKETLNKLKIEAAQGVGIPLKERANENVTPRQNASVSITKDS from the coding sequence ATGGTAAAGAAAGATGACAATAAAATATCAACACCAACGGCAAAAGAAACTTTAAATAAGCTTAAAATAGAAGCTGCGCAAGGAGTCGGAATTCCACTTAAAGAAAGAGCTAATGAAAATGTTACTCCAAGACAAAATGCTTCTGTAAGTATAACTAAAGATTCCTAA
- a CDS encoding acetyl-CoA hydrolase/transferase family protein, whose product MVFVNWKDVYKNRLVSAKEAVSKIKSNSRVVVSHAVGEPLDLIDALVENKNQYENLEIVHMVAMGKSEYVKPEMEKYFHHNALFVGASTREAVESGRAEYTPGFFYEVPRLFKEGYLSVDVALIQVSEPDEYGYCSFGVSNDYSKPGAENAKIVIAEVNKNMPRTLGDSFIHVSDINYIVESSHPLIELKPPKIGDIEKAIGKYCASLIEDGSTLQLGIGAIPDAVLLFLKNKKDLGIHSEMISDGVVELVEAGVINNKKKTLHPGKIVVTFLMGTKKLYDFVNNNPMVESYSVDYVNNPLVIMKNYKMVSINSCVQIDLMGQVCSESIGLKQISGVGGQVDFIRGTSMAEDGKAIIAIPSTAAHGKVSRIVPFLDEGAAVTTSRNEVDYIITEYGIAHLKGKTLRDRAKDLINIAHPDFRESLIIEFEKRFNCKF is encoded by the coding sequence ATGGTATTTGTGAACTGGAAAGATGTATATAAAAATAGATTAGTTAGTGCAAAGGAAGCAGTTTCAAAAATAAAATCTAATAGTAGAGTAGTTGTCTCACATGCTGTTGGAGAGCCTTTAGATCTTATTGATGCACTGGTTGAAAATAAAAATCAATACGAGAATCTAGAAATAGTTCATATGGTAGCTATGGGAAAAAGCGAATATGTTAAGCCAGAAATGGAAAAATATTTTCATCATAATGCCTTATTTGTAGGTGCCAGTACAAGGGAAGCTGTGGAGTCTGGTAGAGCAGAATATACACCTGGTTTTTTTTATGAAGTACCTAGATTATTTAAAGAGGGTTATTTATCGGTAGATGTAGCACTAATTCAAGTAAGTGAGCCAGATGAATACGGATATTGCAGTTTTGGTGTATCTAATGATTACAGTAAGCCTGGAGCAGAAAACGCTAAAATTGTTATTGCTGAAGTAAATAAGAATATGCCTAGGACTTTAGGAGATTCCTTTATACATGTTTCGGATATTAATTATATTGTAGAATCTTCACATCCACTAATAGAGTTAAAACCTCCCAAAATAGGTGACATAGAAAAAGCTATAGGAAAGTATTGTGCTTCATTAATTGAAGATGGTTCAACACTCCAACTTGGAATAGGTGCTATTCCAGACGCAGTACTATTATTTTTAAAAAATAAAAAAGATCTTGGAATACATTCGGAAATGATATCTGATGGTGTTGTTGAATTAGTAGAAGCTGGAGTTATTAATAATAAGAAAAAGACTCTTCATCCAGGAAAAATAGTTGTAACTTTTTTAATGGGGACAAAGAAGTTATATGATTTTGTGAATAACAATCCTATGGTTGAATCGTATTCAGTTGATTATGTAAATAATCCATTGGTAATTATGAAGAACTACAAGATGGTTTCTATAAATTCCTGTGTTCAGATAGATTTAATGGGACAGGTATGTTCTGAAAGTATTGGATTAAAGCAAATAAGCGGAGTTGGAGGTCAGGTTGATTTTATAAGAGGAACTAGTATGGCTGAAGATGGAAAGGCTATTATTGCAATACCTTCAACGGCAGCTCACGGTAAAGTTTCAAGAATAGTTCCATTTTTAGATGAAGGGGCTGCAGTTACAACTTCTAGAAATGAAGTAGATTATATAATTACAGAGTATGGTATTGCACACCTTAAAGGGAAGACTTTGAGGGATAGAGCTAAAGATTTAATAAATATTGCCCATCCTGATTTTAGAGAATCATTAATAATAGAATTTGAAAAAAGATTCAATTGTAAATTTTGA
- a CDS encoding 4-hydroxyphenylacetate 3-hydroxylase family protein, whose translation MALMTGEQYVESIRKLKLNIYMLGEKIDSPVDDPILRPSLNSVKMTYDLAQQAEYEDLMTTISNLTGRKINRFTNLHQSSEDLVKKVKMQRLLGQKTAACFQRCVGMDAFNAVYSTTYEVDKQCKTNYFENFKKFLTYVQDNDLTVDGAMTDPKGDRGLSPSKQADPDLYLRVVERRPDGIVVRGAKAHQTGMCNSHEVLVLPTIAMRPEDKDYAVAFSIPTDTEGITMIIGRQSCDTRKSEKDADIDVGNKVFGGVEALVVFDDVFVPNDRIFLNGETEYAGMLVERFAGYHRQSYGGCKVGVGDVLIGAAALAADYNGAARASHIKDKIIEMTHLNETLYACGIACSAEGHQTKAGNYEINLLLANVCKQNVTRFPYEIVRLAEDIAGGIMVTLPSEKDYNNPATREYVDKYLVGVASVTTENRMRILRLIENLSLGTAAVGYRTESMHGAGSPQAQRIMIARQGNIPAKKKLAKAIARIQEE comes from the coding sequence ATGGCTTTAATGACAGGAGAACAATATGTAGAAAGTATACGTAAATTAAAATTAAATATTTATATGTTGGGAGAAAAAATAGATAGCCCTGTAGATGATCCGATCCTTCGTCCATCATTAAATTCTGTAAAGATGACTTATGATTTAGCTCAGCAAGCAGAATATGAAGATTTAATGACAACGATTTCAAATTTAACAGGTAGAAAAATAAATAGATTTACGAATTTGCATCAGAGTTCAGAAGATTTAGTGAAGAAAGTAAAAATGCAAAGATTATTAGGACAAAAAACAGCTGCCTGTTTCCAGAGATGCGTTGGAATGGATGCATTTAATGCAGTATATAGTACTACGTATGAAGTAGACAAACAGTGTAAAACTAATTATTTTGAAAACTTTAAGAAGTTTTTAACATATGTACAAGATAATGATTTGACTGTAGATGGAGCTATGACAGATCCTAAAGGTGATAGAGGACTTTCACCAAGCAAACAAGCTGATCCAGATTTATATTTAAGAGTAGTTGAGAGAAGACCAGATGGAATTGTAGTAAGAGGTGCAAAAGCTCATCAAACAGGCATGTGTAATTCTCATGAAGTTCTTGTATTACCTACAATTGCTATGAGACCAGAAGATAAGGATTATGCCGTGGCATTTTCAATACCAACAGATACAGAAGGAATAACTATGATAATTGGCAGACAATCCTGCGATACTAGAAAATCTGAAAAAGATGCTGATATCGATGTTGGGAATAAGGTATTTGGTGGAGTAGAAGCTTTAGTTGTATTTGATGACGTATTTGTGCCAAATGACAGGATATTCTTAAATGGTGAAACCGAATATGCAGGTATGTTGGTAGAAAGATTTGCGGGATATCATAGGCAGAGTTATGGTGGATGTAAAGTAGGAGTAGGTGACGTATTAATAGGAGCTGCTGCATTGGCTGCCGATTATAATGGAGCAGCAAGAGCATCTCATATAAAGGATAAAATAATAGAGATGACACATTTAAATGAAACTTTATATGCTTGTGGAATTGCCTGCTCTGCTGAAGGTCATCAAACAAAAGCAGGAAATTATGAAATAAATTTATTATTAGCTAATGTATGTAAACAAAACGTTACAAGATTTCCATATGAGATAGTAAGATTAGCAGAGGATATAGCAGGTGGAATAATGGTTACTTTGCCATCTGAAAAAGACTATAACAATCCTGCAACTAGAGAATATGTAGATAAATATTTAGTAGGGGTTGCTTCTGTAACTACAGAAAATAGAATGAGAATACTCAGATTAATAGAAAACTTAAGTCTTGGAACCGCTGCAGTAGGTTATAGAACTGAGTCCATGCACGGGGCAGGTTCACCACAGGCTCAAAGAATAATGATAGCAAGACAAGGTAATATCCCTGCCAAGAAGAAGCTGGCAAAAGCTATAGCTAGAATACAAGAAGAATAG
- a CDS encoding winged helix-turn-helix transcriptional regulator: protein MKDCVESKINEECTNIQCPVETSLNILGGKWKGIIIYRLLNGKKRFNELRREMPRITHRMLTLQLRELEKDSIVKRTVYAEVPPKVEYELTEFGISIKPIIVALFNWGELVQDKEE from the coding sequence GTGAAAGATTGTGTTGAATCTAAAATAAATGAAGAATGTACTAATATTCAGTGTCCTGTGGAAACTAGCCTTAATATTTTAGGTGGAAAATGGAAAGGTATAATTATTTATCGTTTGCTCAATGGTAAAAAAAGATTTAATGAACTAAGACGCGAGATGCCTAGGATAACTCATAGAATGTTAACACTCCAATTAAGAGAGCTTGAAAAAGATAGTATAGTTAAGAGAACTGTTTATGCTGAGGTTCCACCAAAGGTTGAATACGAATTAACGGAATTTGGAATCTCAATAAAGCCAATTATTGTTGCACTTTTTAATTGGGGTGAACTTGTTCAGGACAAAGAAGAATAG
- a CDS encoding AMP-binding protein translates to MTFTDYIFEKSRNLEKTAVIDKNKMISYKKIYEGINYIVNLLQKGNYSKKDSVLVISDNSAFFIKAYFGIIKNGSICVPINPAISENDIIYIVSILKIKLIFCQETYRSKIEKLVSKDIVIYSEENLGIIEKEPIFSNSISIKEDTALIMFTSGSTSKPKGVMITHYNLMYNTDSIIKYMDLTEKDRVEVVLPFYYCYGTSLLNTHFRCGGSVVINNRFMFPQTVIEDINKYSCTGFAGVPSTYQILLRITNIKDSKFPSLRYVTQAGGRLPEVFILELCEAFEGAEIYIMYGQTEATARLSYLPPLQLKNKLGSIGKGIPGTELIILDKHGQPTRVGEVGEIVAKGGNIMKGYFNDEEETKKVIKNGFLYTGDLAFKDEDGYIFVVSREKNIIKCGGNRISPKEIENTICGIQQVVECTVIGVEDDILGEAVKAFVVLKDKDEGIDSKYIFDYCSGRLPRHKVPKYIKFLSSLPKNSSGKVLLRNLK, encoded by the coding sequence ATGACATTTACGGATTATATATTTGAGAAATCTAGAAATTTAGAAAAGACTGCTGTAATAGATAAGAATAAAATGATAAGTTACAAGAAAATTTACGAAGGTATAAATTATATAGTAAATCTATTGCAGAAAGGAAATTACTCAAAAAAGGATAGTGTACTTGTAATTTCTGATAATTCAGCTTTTTTTATAAAAGCTTATTTTGGAATAATTAAGAATGGAAGTATATGTGTCCCCATAAATCCAGCTATATCTGAAAACGATATAATATATATTGTAAGTATTTTAAAAATAAAATTGATATTTTGTCAGGAAACATACAGAAGTAAAATAGAAAAATTAGTTTCTAAAGATATTGTAATATATAGTGAAGAAAATTTAGGAATAATTGAAAAGGAACCTATTTTCAGTAATTCTATAAGTATAAAAGAAGATACAGCACTTATCATGTTTACATCAGGATCTACTTCAAAACCTAAAGGAGTGATGATTACTCACTACAATTTGATGTATAATACGGATTCTATAATAAAGTATATGGATTTAACTGAGAAAGATAGAGTGGAAGTTGTACTGCCATTTTATTATTGCTATGGGACATCTCTTCTGAATACACATTTTAGATGCGGTGGGAGTGTGGTAATAAATAATAGATTTATGTTTCCTCAAACTGTTATAGAAGATATAAACAAATATAGTTGTACTGGTTTTGCAGGAGTGCCTAGTACTTACCAAATACTGCTGAGAATAACAAATATTAAAGATTCTAAATTTCCGTCTTTGAGATATGTAACTCAGGCAGGAGGAAGACTTCCTGAGGTGTTTATATTGGAATTATGTGAGGCATTTGAAGGTGCTGAAATATATATTATGTATGGACAGACTGAGGCTACAGCAAGATTATCCTATCTTCCGCCATTACAGCTTAAGAATAAATTGGGTTCTATAGGAAAAGGCATTCCTGGAACGGAATTGATAATATTAGATAAGCATGGACAGCCTACTAGAGTGGGAGAAGTTGGAGAAATAGTAGCCAAAGGTGGAAACATAATGAAGGGATATTTCAATGATGAAGAGGAGACAAAAAAAGTAATTAAAAATGGATTTTTGTATACTGGTGATCTAGCCTTTAAAGATGAAGATGGATATATATTTGTAGTTTCTAGAGAGAAAAATATAATAAAATGCGGCGGAAATAGAATAAGCCCTAAAGAGATAGAAAATACTATATGCGGCATACAGCAGGTAGTTGAATGTACTGTTATAGGAGTGGAAGATGATATTCTAGGTGAAGCCGTAAAAGCTTTTGTAGTTTTAAAGGACAAGGATGAAGGCATAGATTCTAAATATATATTTGACTATTGTTCAGGCAGATTACCTAGACATAAAGTGCCTAAATATATAAAATTTTTATCATCACTTCCAAAGAATTCATCAGGAAAAGTACTGCTGAGGAACCTAAAATAG
- a CDS encoding acyl-protein synthetase, whose product MEINHLIEEIVLNDQFQIFQEKKEGMLLDIIKEQLESNKINPNIKSMYKKFSVDIHKISKLGEVPFIPVNMFKKFDLLTCDSKDVIRILNSSSTISGIPSKIYLDRITSIRQSQALMSTLKGFLGGKRRPLLVLDTESVNRKGEVLSARGAAIRGVSNFASSITYVMDEKDNNLVINLSRLKKFEYENRNNEILIYGFTYIIWSKFVTELERKNIKLSLPKMKLLHSGGWKKLVSESVVKEEFNRRTAGVFGTAKENIMDFYGMVEQLGVVFVDCEYGYKHVPDFTDVIIRDFNTLEEVKPGQRGIIEVMSILGSSYPSQGILTEDVGELVGIDDCKCGRRGKYFKFKSRMEKAEIRGCGDTFAEEENIK is encoded by the coding sequence ATGGAAATAAACCATTTAATAGAGGAAATAGTGTTAAATGACCAGTTTCAAATATTTCAAGAAAAAAAAGAAGGTATGCTGCTGGATATAATTAAGGAACAGCTTGAATCAAACAAAATTAATCCTAATATAAAGAGCATGTATAAAAAATTTTCTGTAGATATCCATAAAATTTCAAAACTTGGTGAAGTTCCATTTATTCCAGTAAACATGTTTAAAAAATTTGACCTTTTGACATGTGATAGTAAGGATGTAATAAGAATACTGAATTCCAGCTCAACAATTTCGGGAATACCAAGTAAAATATATCTGGATAGAATTACATCCATAAGACAGTCCCAAGCGTTGATGAGTACTTTAAAGGGCTTTTTAGGAGGAAAGAGAAGACCACTTCTAGTCCTTGATACAGAATCTGTAAATAGAAAAGGAGAAGTATTGAGTGCAAGAGGAGCAGCTATCAGGGGAGTCAGTAATTTTGCAAGCAGCATAACTTATGTTATGGATGAGAAAGACAATAATTTAGTAATAAATCTGTCTAGATTAAAAAAATTTGAATATGAGAATAGAAACAATGAAATACTGATATATGGATTTACTTATATAATATGGAGTAAGTTTGTAACAGAATTAGAAAGAAAGAATATTAAATTATCGCTGCCTAAAATGAAACTTCTGCACAGCGGTGGATGGAAAAAACTTGTCTCTGAAAGTGTTGTGAAAGAGGAGTTTAACAGGAGAACAGCTGGAGTATTTGGAACTGCAAAAGAGAACATAATGGATTTTTATGGAATGGTAGAACAGCTTGGAGTTGTGTTTGTAGATTGTGAGTATGGATATAAACATGTGCCAGATTTTACAGATGTTATAATAAGGGATTTTAATACCTTGGAAGAGGTAAAGCCTGGACAGCGTGGAATCATAGAAGTTATGAGTATTTTAGGGTCAAGTTATCCTTCACAAGGTATTTTAACAGAAGATGTGGGAGAATTGGTTGGAATTGATGATTGTAAATGTGGGAGACGGGGCAAATATTTCAAATTTAAATCTAGAATGGAGAAGGCTGAAATTAGAGGCTGTGGTGATACTTTTGCAGAAGAGGAGAATATTAAATGA
- a CDS encoding acyl-CoA reductase yields the protein MINCYLLNGCLYKKGKTFKDFDEISSSLKVNWKLLNSIPVQAIILILDEYSRRLSKDKQLIGIEGSAYLSFYFKRSNVEKLIEISLGDKKYLDEFLYKGNGKFIKAQGRGISCQWIAGNVYTLAFYSIFQSLIAKNSNLVRVPEGSIPIVLKLLKPLYDIQIIYNDKVYSSQDILKNISLVYFPSEDEFLNKSMSITADSRIIWGGKEAVDHITSLPKKTTCKDIVFGPKYSFAVFDKAAVESDRCYAYMDKLVMDVILFRQKACSSPQVLFVEKSNIALDDVVKILKKSFEKVGRRYKNILDEAQCARIINERGIYSLSLDKDICCSKGLEYTILINDDIKLEEPVGGNCIFVKQIDSIFDIDDLITHRIQTIGYAIEDKSKVLKFADIVTIYGVGRVVNIGSMNIYDSPWDGCFMINELVRWCNLGVDF from the coding sequence ATGATAAATTGTTATTTATTGAATGGATGTCTTTATAAAAAAGGGAAAACTTTCAAGGATTTCGATGAAATAAGCAGCAGTTTAAAGGTGAATTGGAAACTTCTGAATTCAATACCGGTACAGGCCATTATTCTTATACTAGATGAGTACAGTAGAAGGCTGTCAAAAGATAAACAGCTCATTGGAATTGAGGGATCAGCCTACCTTTCATTTTACTTTAAGAGATCGAATGTAGAAAAATTGATAGAAATCAGCCTTGGAGATAAAAAGTATTTAGATGAATTTCTATACAAGGGAAATGGTAAGTTCATAAAAGCTCAAGGCAGGGGAATTAGCTGTCAATGGATAGCGGGAAATGTATATACACTTGCATTCTATTCTATTTTTCAATCACTGATAGCTAAAAATTCAAACCTTGTAAGAGTACCTGAAGGAAGTATTCCAATAGTTTTAAAATTGCTAAAACCTCTGTATGATATACAGATTATTTATAATGATAAAGTATATTCCTCTCAGGATATACTTAAGAATATATCTTTAGTATATTTTCCTAGTGAGGATGAGTTTTTAAATAAGTCCATGTCAATTACTGCGGATTCCAGAATCATATGGGGAGGAAAAGAGGCAGTGGATCACATTACCTCCCTTCCGAAGAAAACTACATGCAAGGATATAGTATTCGGACCTAAATATTCTTTTGCTGTATTTGATAAAGCTGCTGTTGAAAGTGATAGATGTTATGCATATATGGATAAGTTGGTAATGGATGTAATTTTATTTAGACAAAAGGCATGTTCTTCGCCGCAGGTACTATTTGTAGAGAAAAGTAATATTGCATTAGATGATGTTGTTAAAATATTGAAAAAGTCTTTTGAAAAAGTAGGGAGAAGATATAAAAATATTCTAGATGAAGCCCAATGTGCAAGGATTATAAATGAAAGAGGAATATATAGCCTTAGCCTGGATAAAGATATCTGCTGCAGCAAGGGATTGGAATATACCATTTTAATCAATGATGATATAAAATTGGAGGAACCAGTAGGTGGGAACTGTATTTTTGTAAAGCAAATAGACAGTATATTTGATATAGATGATTTAATAACCCATAGGATTCAAACTATAGGTTATGCCATAGAGGATAAAAGTAAAGTTTTAAAATTTGCAGATATAGTTACAATATATGGTGTAGGCAGAGTGGTAAATATAGGTTCCATGAATATTTATGATTCCCCTTGGGATGGATGTTTTATGATAAATGAACTTGTAAGGTGGTGCAATTTAGGTGTAGACTTTTAA